TTGCCATGATACTGGAGCGCATTGTGGAGACCACTTTGCAGTTGGACAGCGCGGCGGGATTGCTTAAAATGCACAAGAAGAAGCCGAAACGTGGCGTTCTCAATCGCTGCGTGGAGCGCATCATTGCGGCGCCTTTTATACCCATTCAACCCATACTTCATCGTGCCGATGTCCACTACGAGACGCAGCAGAACATACGCAAACAAACGGTTGGCAGAGAGTGAAGGAGGAGTGTCGTGTGAGGCAGCATATCATTAGTTATTGTTGTGACACTTGCAGGAACAACTAGAGGTTCTATGGCAACAGTTCAAGACCCTGCAGCGAGAACTGCAGGAGCAGTCGGAGAGCGAGCCCAAAGAGACACTCACCATGCAGATTGAGGCGAACTACGACCACCTGATACTGGAAGGCGATAAACTGGTCGAAATACGCCGCGACGAGCAGAGGTGGGtaccacaaacacacatgacCTTCAATTAAATGCCGCCCCCACTctgtacacacacatgcacagtgTCTGCCAATTAATTTCCAACTTGTTGTTCATGGGGTAAATAAGGTATAttgtaaaagtaaagtaaatcaTGTCTGTTTATCTGATATTTGAAATCTCTAGTTGCAACTTcgattataatttaatttctaatatTGCCTACCTACAATCTAGGGTTAAAATACAAGAGAACGCTGCTGGTATTCTTAGTGGGAGTATTTCCtgtaaatttgattaaaataatttgaactTTTACTTAGGTATTTAAAAAGGAATTTAAGTGCAGATAATTTGAAGGAGTTTATTAAAGAAAGTTTATTCTAAGTTCagcaatttgtaaaataatgataattagAGCGACTCATAATCGAAGGTCTCACATTAAAGataaaattaaagataaaGCTACTGGTATTATTGGTGCGAATATTTCCTGACAATTTGATTAAACTTTGAGAATTTtcttagttatttaaaaaagaattttgttaagaaactaatttaaaacCAATCTTAATTGCAGATTATTTAGAGGAATAGAATATTCAGGAATTTAAGGAACCGAAGTGTTGTGAAATAAGAAGTTTTGACTAGTTGTTCGATTTAAAAGCAACTTTAATAGCCACTTTTAGAGCGACTCGAAGAGGTATAGAATATTCAGGAATTAAAGGAAGAAGTGTTGGCTAGCTGTTTGATTTAtgagcaattttaatttgatagcATACAAATATTGTAGTTATAAACTGAATTGAGTACTGAAGGTTCTAACATTATTTTAGAGagacaacatttaaataaagaaaaccgTAGTGTTTATCAAATCAGAATAGTCGAAGTCACGCAAAGTAGAATTCTAttcagaaattttaatttaactaaagTGTTGATCAATTCTTTTGAgatattcaagaaataattccattacaaaaatgtaaaaaaaactgATGTGTTGTTAACTTGTTTGCTTTATAATCAATTGGTAATTGGTAAGATGACAGTAGTATTAACAATACAGAGAtactcaaagtcgagcacagaCAACACTAAAGGTTCTCACTTGTTTACCTACACTGACCACAATTACTTGGCCGGTACTGTGCCTAATTGGTCATGTTTTTAATGTAttgacaattttgttgttgttgttgttgttgttattattgactCACCTGTCGACTGTTACGTGCTTAGGCAACGCGGCGACCTCAACTGCGCCGTAGCATTAGCCAAATGGATAATTCATGCATTGAACCTGGAGGAGCGTGTCGTGAATGTTGTGAACTCTGTACTCAGCGTACCCGTCGAGGACTGGACTGAATTGGTGTGTATCAAGTGCGTGTGTGAACCGAGGCCTGCAATTGAAACGCAATTTTTTGTCGGTTTTACAGAGCTGGGAAGAATCGATGGCACCTGGCATCGATATGCTACACCATTTTGGGCCACTGATGCGCTCCAAATCGACGTCGACGCACGGTTTGTTGGACGGCAACAGCACAAAGGACGCATTCGATTACGGTCGCTTTAGACGGCACTTTGCCACACTCTTCGATCGCATAGTGCGTCTGGCCTCATCCACAGCCGAGTCCGAGGCGAATGCACAGCAAACAGCTGCGATGGAACAACCAACAACTGATGCAACACAACAACCaactcaacaacagcagcagcaggttgATGAAATTGGCAGCATGCAACGCATGTTGGGCAACGATAAGGCGACAACTGTGGGACGACTCGCTAAACCCAATTTGAGTAGTTCACTAGAGGCTGTGGAGGACGAAGAAGAGTACGATGAGGAGGATTTGCGAGACACTGGCTATCGCAAGGACTATGGTCCAACAATGGCAGGCGATGGcaatgaacagcagcagcagctggagcagcagacGAAAGGCAAGCGATCCGAGTGGGTCAACGAGGATTTTGAGCTGCCAACCACTGAGGAACTGTTCAGTGACTTGGGCATTTGGTGGTAGatcaacgcacacacacatacacccataCGCACAGTTGTTAATGTGAAATACAAGTACCATACTCTATGTGCAAAACTGTCAGCGCTCAGTGTTTATTTTGTGATTGTCTTCGACGGCGATTTGCATAGAACTTGAACTGGGGACTTGGAACTGGGAGCCTGGAACGTGGTCATGTGGGCGTTTTATGGACTCGTTTATGATGCATAGCCAGCCGCAGCAGATAAAACAAGATAAAAGTCAGACAGATAAAAACAAACTCAGCTGCAGACTGGAACAGCGAATTAAGacaagaaaactacagtcgagtgtgttcgactgtgagataccaggtagacattgtgaataaaagcaaaactacggtattaattttaataattaatataccacgaaatactaaaaatataccagatgtcAAACTTGGTAAATTGCTATAGTACtgtattcataatataccgtagggtgcaaaatataccaaattgtcatccaaagcaattaagatcCGTTTTCGTCATACtatagtatttcttaaataacttctgcaatttttgtctgatcgtaaccaaattttcaggaatcataaaaattttagttattattgtatgtactaaaaagtatatctctatttcttatagtctctcagaattaggtgttcatacggacggataGACAGAGGGCTATATCGTTTCGGCTATGGAggctgatcaataatatatgtatgtatgtatatacttggTAGGGTCGGAAATGTCTTCTTCTGCCCTATTCATACATTTCCTAttcatacatttcctggagaTACAAAGTTgcaatacccttctacccaatggctagcgggtataacatcagagagagagacgctgTGTCTGGCATTCACCGTGTGGGTTTTGATCCGCTGTCAGCTGTGCGCTCACTCCAAAATCCAACTGCAAATCCCACACATGAAGCCCATGCTGCATAGTTTATCCTCAAGACCTCCTTAGCGCTCCAAACAATGTCTCGTAAATTGGCGACAATTGAGTGAGAAATGTGCGCAAAGTCAAGCGTGTCCAGCGGGTtactctcgactctcgactctccATTCTCAACTCTCGACTGTCGGCTGACGACTGACGTCTGCTTGTTCAACTGGGTGGCCTGTGGTCTGCCATGTGTATTGATTTGAGTATGAGATTACCAGACACTTTAGGTGTGACCTTTCTCGCCgattaaatgtgtttttgtggTTAACAATTAATCAAAGACACACGCACATAGGTCACTCACATGAAGAAACAATTCCTCGCATCGTATCGTGGCGTGGAATGtcggagagagacagagagagagagagagcattaAACAGAAATCTGTAGTAATAAAAATCCCAAATTTGGGGTAGAACATCTGAGGTGTTACTTTCTACATAAATCACAAGCAAAGTGTCTTTAATCCGTAAATTAAGTGTAAACTCATTaatgcggctgctgttgatttAATATAAACTCTTATTGAGAACGAGCCTCTTGCCTTTCGTCAAACCAGAAATTTTCATCAATTGCTCGCACACGCTTGTCACACGGTTCACGtttgacttaaaaataatgtgcgtataaatatatgtatatatattgggATTATTAATTAGCATTAAGGCAGCAACGGAAATAATAACTGTCTTATCAATTGCATTGAAGTGAATTAATCGGCAAACGAAGTGAAGTAAAACACAGGAAGAAAATTggttttaaatatagtatgtatcTTTGGCAATCGATTTATTCAGTTATTCAGTAATCAGTATTCATTGTAATTGGGATTGTATTGTTCTTTGAGGGAGCACAGTGCCGGGTACTTGGGATTCGGGCCGGTTTTGCATTCGGAGGCTGGCTCACCGACTTTGTAAACATGCACACCCACCGCATAGGTGCTGGCATAGTTGCAGGCCATGTTGTAGATGTAGAGGAACGGATATTGGGGATTCGTGAAGCGCATCATGGCGCATCCCACATGGGTATTACGATCCACAACAGTCTCTGCAAAGTGTCCATATTTATCCCTAAGAAtgaagaaagagaaagagattgTATTAGCACAGTTCAAATGAGGTCAAATTAACAGCAGTTAAGACTTACAGATGCCTGGCCACACGGAATTGGGTTATGTAGCTGCTATCGATTAGCGGATACTCGCCAAACCAGAGACCCATCGAATTCTCCACAATGCTGCGCACATTCAATGGCAAATTCCTCGGCCTGTCGACGCCGCAGAGATTCTGGCCCACATTGCGAAACCGATACGAATTATTGCAATCGTCATGATCCAGATTGCATGTCTTCAGGTTCAACGTGGCCAGATATTCCAGTTCCTCGTCCCA
This is a stretch of genomic DNA from Drosophila albomicans strain 15112-1751.03 chromosome 3, ASM965048v2, whole genome shotgun sequence. It encodes these proteins:
- the LOC117570102 gene encoding antigen 5 like allergen Cul n 1, translated to MARLSVCVSLLLLLSLQGSALASDQSWCDPMLCAKGAAHVACNNDGEFHESCSPDAVMINLRPHRDFILGEHNKRRNFIAAGQLPGYYPAARMATMVWDEELEYLATLNLKTCNLDHDDCNNSYRFRNVGQNLCGVDRPRNLPLNVRSIVENSMGLWFGEYPLIDSSYITQFRVARHLDKYGHFAETVVDRNTHVGCAMMRFTNPQYPFLYIYNMACNYASTYAVGVHVYKVGEPASECKTGPNPKYPALCSLKEQYNPNYNEY